From the genome of Bradyrhizobium sp. ORS 278:
GGCTGTTTGGCGACCGGCGGGGCCGCGGGTGTCGGCTTGGTGGTTTCCTGCGCGGCGGGCGGCGGCGCCGGAGGCGGCGCGGCGGCGGCCGGCAAGGTGGTGGGCGCGAATTGCGGCAGGGTCAGTTCGGGCGACGGTGACGGCGCGGGCGTTGGCTCAGGCGTCTTCTGCGGCTCGTCGGCGTCGACGATGTCGACCCTGATCTCATCGGTCTTGGCGAGCTCGTAGGGGCGCACAGTGGTCGAGACGACGACACTGCCCACGATCAAGAGATGCGCAAGCACGGACGCGGCGATGCCCCAACCGATGAACTGCCAACGTTCCATGCCGCTTCGTTCGCGCCCGCTTGCGACCGGGCGCGCCTCCGGCACGCGAGGTCACGGCGATCATCGCCTGGATTGAGCGCGGGCCACCCGCCCGCTGGCCTCACCCTAGCATGCCGGCGCGGTTGTCGCTCAATCCCAATTGGGCGCGAAGGCGAAGTTGGTCATTCGTCCCTCGGGACTGCCCATCGCGAAGATGTCGGCCATGTCCTGCCCGGACAGCTCGAAATCGAACACGTCGAGATTCTCTGACAGCCGCTCGATCTTCGAGGTGCGCGGGATCGCCACGACGTTCTGCTGCACCAGCCAGCGCAGACAGATCTGCGCCGTCGTCTTGCCATGGGCGCGGCCGATGCGGGTCAGCGTCGGATCGTTCTTTATCTTGCCCTTGGCGATCGGACTGTAGGCGACGAGCGCGATGCCATGCCGGGCGCAGGCTTCCCGGACCTTGGTCTGATCGAGATAGGGATGATACTCGACCTGATTGCAGGCCAGCGGCTCCGGCGAGACTGCCACCGCTTCGTCGAGCAGCGCCACGGTGAAGTTGGACACGCCGATGTGGCGCGCGAGACCAAGCTTTTTGGCATGCGCCAGCGCACCGAGCGTCTCGGCCAGCGGCACATGCGAGTTCGGCCAGTGCAGCAGCAGGAGATCGACCTCGGAGACGCGCAGGCGGACCAGGCTCTCCTTGGTCGAGCGCTCCAGATCGTTCGGCGCGAAATGCGTCGTCCACACCTTGGTCGTGAGGAAGATCTCGTTGCGGCGGACCCGCGACGCCCGCAGGCCCTCCCCGACCTCGTGCTCGTTCTCATAGACCTGGGCGGTGTCGATGTGCCGGTAGCCGAGCGTCAGCGCCTGCTCGACGATGCGGGTGCAGGTGCGTCCGCGCAGCTCCCAGGTCCCGAGCCCGAGAGCGGGAATCCTGGCACCATTGGCCTCGATCATCAGCATGGAAGTGCACTCCAAGCGCGTGCATGATTATGCATGCCACACGCCCACCGTGCCACGCGGGACCGGTTTTTAGCTTAAGTCTTAGCTAAGGCCTCGAACACGGTATCGGGCGCA
Proteins encoded in this window:
- a CDS encoding aldo/keto reductase — its product is MLMIEANGARIPALGLGTWELRGRTCTRIVEQALTLGYRHIDTAQVYENEHEVGEGLRASRVRRNEIFLTTKVWTTHFAPNDLERSTKESLVRLRVSEVDLLLLHWPNSHVPLAETLGALAHAKKLGLARHIGVSNFTVALLDEAVAVSPEPLACNQVEYHPYLDQTKVREACARHGIALVAYSPIAKGKIKNDPTLTRIGRAHGKTTAQICLRWLVQQNVVAIPRTSKIERLSENLDVFDFELSGQDMADIFAMGSPEGRMTNFAFAPNWD